In one window of Canis aureus isolate CA01 chromosome 25, VMU_Caureus_v.1.0, whole genome shotgun sequence DNA:
- the FAM186A gene encoding protein FAM186A isoform X5: MQSQIDSESESEKEVADSTIMYRKAFYKSEVPELEIPFAVQDIISRIEQAQLHRAREDINIQLNDILLNVQRIINRYTLDENVHSGKKISLIEHKKRRIYFLEKIVTYAKNAEIREKILVYILAWLEEWNLILSEITAMDIEEHHHWIAQMEFLPETFKAIESNVKILSRISVSLFEERKRQKKRTTSRGTLWKSWKERVIKRPATAHALRPDQMISDEFATNTKVSEIQDMLQELINTTMFNKLENNAIKYISSTIVNLSKALSTLTDELKVFNLQSASMYINETNEKEKELSLKIMRELSENNEMLQQKLRDAEEKYEYLIRSKGVVQPRGGTALPASPLNVLPELSSQSSIAISKADREDSTDDILVKEFENILDEAQTKGTKGLGIKWNSTISYTAPVEITPDLTEEQYPLPEKKQKEASEDKISLKKGDIHQKDGTDQHQSQKKKQTKGPYTHETSGSNLSDDKSKKKASETKFDHHLELQALEKKRKEIKSFSEAKSKPSTESKSQHVLADYPTDTKSQHGKGGTSSLWEQLRKVKPEYSQDRSQISSENKEEPTTESGDKEGMSEMSSQEEQFRLTQLGYSPQKVKTKGKKHQDPSATITSKQGKLEEDMLVFTKKVKSHRLVKSQSRVTEETSESTRVLGSADGKSEESNLEEFQDAIIAFLKEKIGNIGKPLDKKIVPKEELLLKGAEVEKLGIIKAKIEEYFQNVAETVTKTLRKYKDLKNVEQVGEKRMKQKKEVSFMPGLYFQKPISAKPEISTLFSSKSMDPLTDNLIQTILTEIEGERDAPVASTVGRDHREKEKQRQEEYMQEGQEKILGKRLKHQLKEEGSFWKKSYEVINKKPQEEESWLQMKVGKQGQQKHKQWQEEEIWKGQQKQRMQKRTEQEEEQMQRKEEEEYQQPKQQKLEAWNEKMEKPVVPLEKEKGQQKEVRYQELEINWKKEKQKPRRNAQDHEGQWQKKPKDQMKINEKNSEEREKMFSQTSMTLFPKWKSIPRVTSQSHQRKEFLGHFKTLHIPADGKHPIPTTPLSTQLPSPEAFPISGHSPTGFPTLTPQQAQAPGITVTSQKAEEALGITVAPEQAQAPGITLTPEQAQALGITLTPQQAQERGITLTPQQAQTLGITLTRQQVQTLGITPTPQQAQERGITLTPEQAQALGITLTPQQAQERGITLTPQQAQELGITLTPQQAQERGITLTPQQAQTLGITLTRQQVQTLGITPTPQQAQERGITLTPEQAQALGITLTPQQAQERGITLTPQQAQTLGITLTRQQVQTLGITPTPQQAQERGITLTPEQAQALGITLTPQQAQEQGIILTPQQAQAPGITVTPQQAQAGGITLTPEQIQARRITLTPQQAQTLGISLTPQQAQALGITLTPQQAQEQGIILTPQQAQAPGITLSPQQAQAGGITLTPEQIQARRITLTPQQAQTLGISLTPQQAQALGITLTPQQAQEQGIILTPQQAQAPGITLSPQQAQAGGITLTPEQIQARRITLTPQQAQTLGITLTPQQAQAGGRTHTPQQAQTLGVTLTPEQAQAQGITLTPEQAQEWGITHTPEQAQAGRITFTPEEAQTLGVTLTPEQAQALGITLTPQQAQALGITLIPEQAQARGITLTPQQAQAGRITLTPEQAQTLGVTLTPEPAQALGITLTPQQAQEQGIILTPQQAQAPGITHSPQQAQAGGITLTPQQAQAGRITLTPEQAQTLGVTLTPEPAQALGITLTPQQAQEQGIILTPQQAQAPGITHSPQQAQAGGITLTPEQIQARRITLTPQQAQTLGISLTPQQAQALGITLTPQQAQEQGIILTPQQAQAPGITLSPQQAQAGGITLTPEQIQARRITLTPQQAQTLGITLTPQQPQERGITLTPQQAQALGVTLTPERAQAQGITLTPEQAHERGITLTPQQAQAQVITLTPEQDQALGIILSPQQAQALGITLTPQQVQAQGITLTPEQFKALVVTLTPEKCHSLGIRVTPENVQTWGPPLTVAHGWNFRVPLSPENVLVSPVTFTPEQIQGLCAPLSLEQAEALGISVSPESFWKFGVPLTSDKFHALESPLEQVQPLGAPFIPGQSHPMGITLMSEEVQQSSEQPSPLGAHPPLEHTLKVGIIPVTDKSIIPGASHISKQFPTLAPSSPRLSQRLKASVLPGKSIISSPRQSPASAPISEKSSVFEVFSTPLQISRSPLSQAPGKLLGMRIPPDPGKLLAPQTFPSSKQSLVSEGQSTSVQSVPPKVPLLPGKLPTETT, from the coding sequence catcTAGAGGTACTCTATGGAAATCTTGGAAAGAAAGAGTTATAAAGCGACCTGCAACAGCTCATGCTTTAAGACCAGATCAGATGATTAGTGATGAATTTGCAACAAACACAAAGGTTTCAGAAATCCAAGATATGCTACAGGAACTCATAAACACTACAATGTTCAATAAATTGGAAAACAATgctattaaatatatatcatcAACAATAGTAAACCTATCTAAAGCTTTGAGTACACTAACTGATGAACTAAAAGTTTTTAACCTCCAAAGTGCCAGTATGTACATAAACgagacaaatgaaaaagaaaaggagctcTCCCTGAAGATAATGCGAGAGCTCAGTGAAAACAACGAGATGCTTCAGCAGAAACTGCGAGatgcagaagaaaaatatgaataccTTATTCGGTCCAAAGGTGTTGTACAACCCCGAGGAGGTACAGCATTGCCCGCATCACCCTTGAATGTGTTACCTGAGCTTTCTTCACAATCATCCATTGCTATTAGCAAAGCTGACAGAGAAGACAGTACAGATGATATTTTGgttaaagaatttgaaaatattctaGATGAGGCCCAAACAAAAGGGACCAAGGGCTTGGGAATCAAGTGGAACTCAACTATTTCATATACAGCCCCAGTTGAAATAACTCCAGATTTAACTGAAGAGCAATATCCTttacctgaaaaaaaacaaaaagaggctTCTGAAGATAAGATATCACTGAAGAAAGGTGATATCCATCAGAAAGATGGGACTGACCAGCATCAAtcacagaagaaaaagcaaactaAAGGCCCATATACACATGAGACCTCTGGGTCAAATCTGAGTGatgataaaagtaaaaagaaagcctCAGAGACCAAATTTGATCATCATTTAGAACTACAGGcactggaaaagaagagaaaagaaataaaatccttttctgAAGCCAAATCAAAGCCATCCACTGAATCAAAAAGTCAACACGTCCTTGCTGATTATCCTACTGACACAAAAAGCCAACATGGCAAAGGGGGAACAAGTAGTTTATGGGAACAACTCAGGAAGGTCAAACCTGAGTATTCACAGGACAGGAGCCAGATTTCTTCAGAGAATAAAGAGGAACCCACCACTGAGTCAGGGGACAAAGAAGGCATGAGTGAGATGAGCAGCCAAGAAGAGCAATTCAGGTTGACTCAACTTGGTTATTCCCCtcagaaagtgaaaacaaaaggaaagaagcacCAAGACCCTTCAGCAACCATCACAAGCAAACAGGGAAAACTTGAAGAGGACATGTTGGTATTCACGAAGAAAGTCAAGTCTCATAGACTTGTTAAGTCACAATCTAGGGTAACAGAGGAGACTTCAGAATCTACCAGAGTTCTTGGAAGTGCAGATGGCAAAAGTGAAGAGAGTAACTTGGAAGAATTTCAAGATGCCATAATAGCTTTCCTAAAAGAGAAAATTGGTAACATAGGAAAGCCTTTGGACAAAAAGATTGTGCCAAAAGAGGAGTTATTATTAAAAGGAGCAGAGGTTGAAAAATTAGGAATCATAAAGGCAAAAATAGAGGAATATTTCCAAAATGTGGCTGAAACTGTGACAAAAACCTTGAGAAAATACAAAGATCTAAAAAATGTAGAACAAGTTGGAGAGAAACGtatgaaacaaaaaaaggaagtctCATTTATGCCAGGATTGTATTTTCAGAAGCCAATTAGTGCAAAGCCTGAAATTAGCACCTTATTCTCATCTAAGAGCATGGACCCACTAACTGACAATTTAATACAAACAATCTTGACTGAAATAGAAGGGGAAAGAGATGCTCCAGTAGCCTCAACAGTAGGGAGAGaccacagagaaaaggaaaaacaaaggcaGGAGGAATATATGCAAGAAGGTCAAGAAAAAATACTTGGTAAACGTCTCAAACACCAGTTGAAAGAAGAAGGGAGTTTCTGGAAGAAGAGCTATGaggtaataaataaaaaaccccaGGAGGAAGAGTCATGGCTCCAGATGAAGGTAGGAAAGCAAGGACAACAAAAGCACAAACAGTGGCAGGAAGAGGAAATATGGAAGGGGCAGCAGAAACAGAGGATGCAAAAGCGGACTGAGCAAGAAGAGGagcaaatgcaaagaaaagaggaagaagagtatCAGCAGCCAAAACAGCAGAAGCTGGAAGCATggaatgaaaaaatggaaaaaccagtGGTGCCcttggagaaggagaaaggacagCAGAAGGAAGTGAGATATCAAGAGCTGGAAATtaattggaagaaagagaagcagaagccaAGGAGAAATGCACAGGACCATGAAGGGCAGTGGCAGAAAAAACCAAAGGATCAGATGAAGATTAATGAGAAAAACTCTGAAGAACGAGAAAAGATGTTCAGCCAAACTTCAATGACATTGTTTCCCAAGTGGAAGAGCATACCGAGAGTAACATCCCAGTCACACCAAAGAAAAGAGTTCCTTGGGCATTTTAAGACATTACACATTCCTGCTGATGGAAAGCATCCCATCCCAACCACTCCTCTCTCTACACAATTACCTTCACCAGAGGCCTTTCCCATTTCTGGACACTCTCCCACAGGGTTCCCCACTCTAACTCCTCAACAGGCCCAGGCACCGGGCATCACTGTTACCTCTCAAAAGGCAGAGGAGGCACTTGGAATCACTGTCGCCCCAGAACAGGCCCAGGCACCAGGGATCACTCTCACCCCCGAGCAGGCCCAGGCACTGGGGATCACTCTCACCCCTCAGCAGGCACAGGAACGGGGGATCACTCTCACCCCTCAGCAAGCCCAAACACTGGGGATCACTCTCACCCGTCAGCAGGTCCAAACACTGGGGATCACTCCCACCCCTCAGCAGGCACAGGAACGGGGAATCACTCTCACCCCTGAGCAGGCCCAAGCACTGGGGATCACTCTCACCCCTCAGCAGGCACAGGAACGGGGGATCACTCTCACCCCTCAGCAGGCCCAAGAACTGGGGATCACTCTCACCCCTCAGCAGGCACAGGAACGGGGGATCACTCTCACCCCTCAGCAAGCCCAAACACTGGGGATCACTCTCACCCGTCAGCAGGTCCAAACACTGGGGATCACTCCCACCCCTCAGCAGGCACAGGAACGGGGAATCACTCTCACCCCTGAGCAGGCCCAAGCACTGGGGATCACTCTCACCCCTCAGCAGGCACAGGAACGGGGGATCACTCTCACCCCTCAGCAAGCCCAAACACTGGGGATCACTCTCACCCGTCAGCAGGTCCAAACACTGGGGATCACTCCCACCCCTCAGCAGGCACAGGAACGGGGAATCACTCTCACCCCTGAGCAGGCCCAAGCACTGGGGATCACTCTCACCCCTCAGCAGGCACAGGAACAGGGCATCATTCTCACCCCTCAGCAGGCCCAGGCACCGGGGATCACTGTCACTCCTCAACAGGCCCAGGCAGGGGGGATCACTCTCACCCCTGAGCAGATCCAGGCAAGGAGGATCACTCTCACCCCTCAGCAGGCCCAAACACTGGGGATCAGTCTCACTCCTCAGCAGGCCCAAGCACTGGGGATCACTCTCACCCCTCAGCAGGCACAGGAACAGGGCATCATTCTCACCCCTCAGCAGGCCCAGGCACCGGGGATCACTCTCTCTCCTCAACAGGCCCAGGCAGGGGGGATCACTCTCACCCCTGAGCAGATCCAGGCAAGGAGGATCACTCTCACCCCTCAGCAGGCCCAAACACTGGGGATCAGTCTCACTCCTCAGCAGGCCCAAGCACTGGGGATCACTCTCACCCCTCAGCAGGCACAGGAACAGGGCATCATTCTCACCCCTCAGCAGGCCCAGGCACCGGGGATCACTCTCTCTCCTCAACAGGCCCAGGCAGGGGGGATCACTCTCACCCCTGAGCAGATCCAGGCAAGGAGGATCACTCTCACCCCTCAGCAGGCCCAAACACTGGGGATCACTCTCACTCCTCAGCAGGCCCAGGCAGGGGGGAGAACTCACACCCCTCAGCAGGCCCAAACACTGGGGGTCACTCTCACGCCTGAGCAGGCCCAGGCACAGGGGATCACTCTCACCCCTGAGCAGGCACAGGAATGGGGGATCACTCACACCCCTGAGCAGGCCCAGGCAGGGAGGATCACTTTCACCCCTGAGGAGGCCCAAACATTGGGGGTCACTCTCACTCCTGAGCAGGCCCAGGCACTGGGGATCACTCTCACCCCTCAGCAGGCCCAAGCACTGGGGATCACTCTCATCCCTGAGCAGGCACAGGCACGGGGGATCACTCTCACCCCTCAGCAGGCCCAGGCAGGGAGGATCACTCTCACCCCTGAGCAGGCCCAAACACTGGGGGTCACTCTCACTCCTGAGCCGGCCCAGGCACTGGGGATCACTCTCACCCCTCAGCAGGCACAGGAACAGGGCATCATTCTCACCCCTCAGCAGGCCCAGGCACCGGGGATCACTCACTCTCCTCAACAGGCCCAGGCAGGGGGGATCACTCTCACCCCTCAGCAGGCCCAGGCAGGGAGGATCACTCTCACCCCTGAGCAGGCCCAAACACTGGGGGTCACTCTCACTCCTGAGCCGGCCCAGGCACTGGGGATCACTCTCACCCCTCAGCAGGCACAGGAACAGGGCATCATTCTCACCCCTCAGCAGGCCCAGGCACCGGGGATCACTCACTCCCCTCAACAGGCCCAGGCAGGGGGGATCACTCTCACCCCTGAGCAGATCCAGGCAAGGAGGATCACTCTCACCCCTCAGCAGGCCCAAACACTGGGGATCAGTCTCACTCCTCAGCAGGCCCAAGCACTGGGGATCACTCTCACCCCTCAGCAGGCACAGGAACAGGGCATCATTCTCACCCCTCAGCAGGCCCAGGCACCGGGGATCACTCTCTCTCCTCAACAGGCCCAGGCAGGGGGGATCACTCTCACCCCTGAGCAGATCCAGGCAAGGAGGATCACTCTCACCCCTCAGCAGGCCCAAACACTGGGGATCACTCTCACCCCTCAGCAGCCCCAGGAACGGGGGATCACTCTCACCCCTCAGCAGGCCCAGGCACTGGGGGTCACTCTCACTCCTGAGCGGGCCCAGGCACAGGGGATCACTCTCACTCCTGAGCAGGCACACGAACGGGGGATCACTCTCACCCCTCAGCAGGCCCAGGCACAGGTGATCACTCTCACCCCTGAacaggatcaggcactgggcaTCATTCTCAGCCCTCAGCAGGCTCAGGCACTGGGCATCACTCTTACCCCTCAGCAGGTCCAGGCACAGGGCATTACTCTTACCCCTGAGCAGTTCAAAGCATTGGTGGTCACTCTCACCCCTGAGAAATGCCACAGCTTAGGTATCAGAGTCACCCCTGAGAACGTTCAGACATGGGGGCCACCTCTCACTGTAGCACACGGTTGGAATTTTAGAGTCCCTCTTAGTCCTGAAAATGTCTTGGTGTCACCTGTCACTTTTACACCTGAACAGATCCAGGGTTTatgtgcccctctctctttggAACAGGCTGAAGCATTAGGGATTTCCGTCTCTCCAGAATCCTTCTGGAAATTTGGGGTCCCTCTCACCTCAGATAAATTCCATGCCTTAGAATCTCCCCTTGAACAAGTCCAACCTTTGGGAGCCCCCTTCATCCCAGGACAATCCCATCCCATGGGTATTACTCTCATGTCTGAGGAAGTCCAACAATCAAGTGAACAGCCCTCACCACTTGGGGCCCATCCTCCTTTAGAACATACCTTGAAAGTTGGGATCATTCCTGTTACTGATAAATCCATTATACCAGGTGCTTCTCACATTTCCAAGCAGTTCCCCACATTGGCTCCTTCCAGTCCTAGATTATCTCAGAGATTAAAGGCTTCTGTCCTCCCTGGGAAATCCATTATATCAAGCCCCAGGCAATCCCCAGCATCTGCTCCTATTTCTGAGAAGTCCTCTGTATTTGAAGTCTTTTCTACTCCTTTGCAGATATCAAGGTCTCCTCTTTCCCAAGCCCCTGGGAAATTGCTAGGAATGAGAATTCCTCCTGACCCTGGGAAGCTTCTGGCACCACAGACTTTTCCTTCCTCTAAACAGTCCCTGGTTTCTGAAGGTCAATCCACCTCTGTTCAATCTGTACCACCAAAAGTCCCTCTGCTTCCTGGGAAGCTTCCCACAG